Proteins from a genomic interval of Longimicrobium sp.:
- a CDS encoding efflux RND transporter permease subunit, whose product MIRFSIRRPVAVAMGYAGLALLGVASWVKMPVELLPATELPRLRVTSTWRGSSPEQTEAFLTSPVEAAVQQVRGVEKVESVSEERNGAGVSTVDVQFARGTDMDFARLDLSERLAALEEQLPRGALHPRVEPYVPPEFEKQRKPFLLYTITGPYTAQALRRHVDEQVAPDLRQLAGVADVRAWGGRDRVLEVELSEPKILALGLDPEDVRARVAGMEYVREAGAVRRGGMLYTVAIRERPAGVDDVRAMPLLSDRGRIVRLRDVAEVRDTYDDPSQLYRIDGQPAVSFQVFKEVGTNVVSVADRVKARLRETRGSLLPGARLILDEDESRAVRAQLTDLRWRALSSALVVFIVLFAFLRSFRSAIIVFSSIAFAVLITLNLIYFGGLTLNVLTLMGLAMGFGVVIDNAVVVLENIYRRARPGEDPAAAAERGAREVVLPVLAATATNVIVFVPFIYLQGEVRLFYVPLAIVVGLTNLASLAAAFSFTPALASRLLGRRALVLHRRADGRPPWYTRVYGSMVRFTLRRPWVAVAVPVVMLAGSGFLFQKYVTRGTLWRPWWDEDSYIRIQVEQPRGEELANTDALARQFEQKLGEMPEVARFTTRVYPEAADIRVDFPDSLQATAIPLAIKEQMEAYSHLFGGSEVRVYGYGPSFYGGGGSPPNYTIRVLGYNYEQVRSIAEDLGERLKRFSRIREVDTNASGQWFEHDRATEVVVRIDRQRLAMHALTAQAVVRRVAAAVGRDERRSFVRVGDEEMTFSVQLAGSRTLELRQLEALTIPAPGGEPVRLGEVATLGEREVLARILREDQQYQRTVAYEFRGPARLGDRVQEAVIRSTRLPAGYQLVGKKEWKWGDDEKGQIYGVLAFSLVLVFMVCAGLFESVRQPMCVLLTVPMALIGVFLIYFFTNASFTREAFIGVVMMGGVVVNNAVLLIDRVNQVRRHDGVALHDAIVQGTLERVRPILMTSSVTVIGLLPLVLFSKAADANIWNALGFSLLGGLASSTILVLTVTPALYLLFERGPERRRLAKLAATATMRVPPISPPVPAS is encoded by the coding sequence GTGATCCGCTTCTCCATCCGCCGCCCCGTGGCCGTGGCGATGGGGTACGCGGGCCTCGCCCTCCTGGGCGTCGCCAGCTGGGTGAAGATGCCGGTGGAGCTGCTTCCGGCGACCGAGCTGCCGCGGCTGCGCGTGACCTCCACCTGGCGCGGCTCCAGCCCGGAGCAGACCGAGGCGTTCCTCACCTCGCCCGTCGAGGCGGCGGTGCAGCAGGTGCGCGGGGTGGAGAAGGTCGAGTCCGTCTCCGAGGAGCGGAACGGCGCCGGCGTGTCCACCGTGGACGTGCAGTTCGCGCGCGGGACGGACATGGACTTCGCGCGGCTCGACCTATCCGAGCGCCTGGCCGCGCTCGAGGAGCAGCTCCCGCGCGGCGCGCTGCATCCCCGGGTGGAGCCGTACGTTCCGCCCGAGTTCGAGAAGCAGCGCAAGCCCTTCCTCCTCTACACCATCACCGGCCCCTACACCGCCCAGGCGCTGCGCCGCCACGTGGACGAGCAGGTCGCCCCCGACCTGCGCCAGCTGGCCGGCGTGGCCGACGTGCGCGCCTGGGGCGGGCGCGACCGCGTGCTGGAGGTGGAGCTCAGCGAGCCGAAGATCCTCGCCCTGGGCCTGGACCCCGAGGACGTCCGCGCGCGGGTGGCGGGGATGGAGTACGTGCGCGAGGCCGGCGCGGTACGGCGGGGGGGGATGCTGTACACCGTCGCCATCCGCGAGCGCCCCGCCGGGGTCGACGACGTGCGGGCGATGCCGCTGCTGTCGGACCGCGGGCGGATCGTGCGGCTGCGCGACGTGGCCGAGGTGCGCGACACCTACGACGATCCGTCGCAGCTCTACCGCATCGACGGGCAGCCCGCCGTATCCTTCCAGGTCTTCAAGGAGGTGGGGACGAACGTCGTCTCCGTCGCCGATCGGGTGAAGGCGCGGCTGCGGGAGACGAGGGGGAGCCTCCTTCCCGGCGCGCGGCTGATCCTGGACGAGGACGAGAGCCGCGCGGTGCGCGCGCAGCTCACCGACCTGCGCTGGCGCGCGCTCTCGTCGGCGCTCGTCGTCTTCATCGTCCTCTTCGCCTTCCTGCGCTCCTTCCGCTCGGCGATAATCGTGTTCAGCAGCATCGCCTTCGCGGTGCTCATCACCCTGAACCTGATCTATTTCGGCGGGCTGACGCTGAACGTGCTCACGCTGATGGGGCTGGCGATGGGCTTCGGCGTGGTGATCGACAACGCCGTGGTCGTGCTGGAGAACATCTATCGCCGCGCCCGCCCGGGGGAAGATCCCGCCGCGGCCGCCGAGCGCGGCGCCCGGGAGGTCGTCCTCCCCGTCCTCGCCGCGACGGCGACGAACGTCATCGTCTTCGTTCCCTTCATCTACCTGCAGGGCGAGGTCCGGCTCTTCTACGTTCCGCTGGCCATCGTGGTGGGGCTGACGAACCTGGCCTCGCTCGCCGCCGCGTTCTCGTTCACGCCGGCCCTGGCGTCGCGGCTGCTGGGGCGGCGCGCGCTGGTGCTGCACCGGCGCGCGGACGGGCGGCCGCCGTGGTACACGCGCGTGTACGGGTCGATGGTGCGCTTCACCCTGCGCCGCCCGTGGGTCGCCGTCGCCGTTCCCGTGGTGATGCTGGCGGGGTCGGGGTTCCTGTTCCAGAAGTACGTCACCCGCGGCACCCTGTGGCGGCCGTGGTGGGACGAGGACTCGTACATCCGCATCCAGGTGGAGCAGCCGCGCGGCGAGGAACTGGCCAACACCGACGCGCTGGCGCGGCAGTTCGAGCAAAAGCTGGGGGAGATGCCCGAGGTGGCGCGTTTCACCACCCGCGTGTACCCCGAGGCCGCGGACATCCGCGTGGACTTCCCGGATTCGCTGCAGGCGACGGCGATCCCGCTGGCCATCAAGGAGCAGATGGAGGCGTACAGCCACCTCTTCGGCGGCAGCGAGGTGCGGGTGTACGGGTACGGGCCGTCGTTCTACGGCGGGGGCGGGTCGCCGCCCAACTACACCATCCGCGTGCTGGGCTACAACTACGAGCAGGTGCGCTCCATCGCCGAGGACCTGGGCGAGCGGCTGAAGCGCTTCTCGCGCATCCGGGAGGTGGACACCAACGCCAGCGGCCAGTGGTTCGAGCACGACCGGGCGACCGAGGTGGTGGTGCGCATCGACCGGCAGCGGCTGGCGATGCACGCGCTGACCGCACAGGCCGTGGTCCGGCGCGTGGCCGCCGCGGTGGGGCGCGACGAGCGCCGCAGCTTCGTGCGCGTGGGCGACGAGGAGATGACCTTCTCCGTTCAGCTGGCGGGGAGCCGCACGCTGGAGCTGCGGCAGCTGGAGGCGCTCACCATCCCCGCGCCCGGCGGCGAGCCGGTGCGGCTGGGCGAGGTGGCCACGCTGGGCGAGCGCGAGGTGCTGGCCCGCATCCTCCGCGAGGACCAGCAGTACCAGCGCACGGTGGCGTACGAGTTCCGCGGCCCGGCCAGGCTGGGCGACCGCGTGCAGGAGGCGGTGATCCGCTCCACGCGCCTTCCCGCCGGCTACCAGCTGGTGGGGAAGAAGGAGTGGAAGTGGGGGGATGACGAGAAGGGGCAGATCTACGGCGTGCTGGCCTTCTCCCTCGTCCTCGTCTTCATGGTGTGCGCGGGACTGTTCGAGTCCGTGCGCCAGCCGATGTGCGTGCTGCTGACGGTGCCGATGGCGCTGATCGGCGTCTTCCTCATCTACTTCTTCACCAACGCCAGCTTCACCCGCGAGGCGTTCATCGGGGTGGTCATGATGGGCGGTGTGGTGGTGAACAACGCGGTGCTGCTGATCGACCGGGTGAACCAGGTGCGGCGCCACGACGGAGTCGCGCTCCACGACGCGATCGTGCAGGGAACGCTGGAGCGCGTGCGGCCGATCCTGATGACCAGCTCGGTCACCGTCATCGGCCTCCTTCCGCTCGTCCTGTTCAGCAAGGCGGCGGACGCGAACATCTGGAACGCGCTCGGCTTCTCGCTCCTGGGCGGCCTCGCCAGTTCCACGATTCTGGTGCTGACGGTGACGCCCGCGCTCTACCTCCTCTTCGAGCGCGGCCCCGAGCGCCGCCGCCTGGCCAAGCTGGCCGCGACGGCGACAATGCGCGTCCCGCCGATCTCCCCGCCGGTCCCGGCATCCTGA